The Sulfurimonas sp. HSL3-2 genome segment GCACACGCCGGTGCTCCGCATAGAACAATTCTTATCTTAGACGGGACACAAGGAAACTCTGCGATCGCTCAGGCAAAAGCGTTTAACGAGATGGTTGGCATCGACGGTATCATCATCACAAAACTTGACGGGACTGCAAAAGGCGGTTCTGTCTTTAGTATCGCTTATGCTCTGCAGCTTCCGATACTTTACATAGGTGTAGGTGAACAGCCAGAACATCTTATCAAGTTTGACAAATACGAGTTTGTAAACGGTCTTCTTGACGAGATATTTGCAGCAGATGAAGAAAACTAAAATATGACAATATGTCATATTTTAAACTACTATACGGACTTTCCCCTACAATATAATAAATTTCTCCCTTACATGTAAGGCTACACTAAAGGCTCATATTTATGGCAAAGAAAAAAGTTCTCTATGAATGTCAACACTGTGGACTCACCACTCCAAAATGGATGGGAAAATGTACAAATTGTGGAGCATGGGACTCTTTTGTCGAACTAAATGAAAAAGAGCAGGAGATCGTAAAGACCCTCTCTTCGATGAGCGATTCAAAGACAAAAGCAATCTCAATGCCGGACATCACCGAGATCGATATCCCGAGATTCTCTTCACTTGACTATGAACTAGATACCGTTCTTGGCGGCGGAGTCGTACCCGGCTCTCTTACACTTATCGGCGGAAGCCCGGGTGTTGGCAAATCGACCCTGCTTTTAAAGATAGGCTCAAATATAGCATCTACAGGGAAAAACGTTTTATACGTGACAGGTGAAGAGTCTGAAAGTCAAGTCAAACTTCGTGCGAACAGACTAGGCTCAAATGAAAAAAATCTGTTTTTATTAAGCGAGATAAGACTAGAACAGGTCCTTGTAGAACTGCATCACAGAGATTATGAGTTTATAATCATCGACTCCATTCAGACGCTCTACTCTGAAGCTATTACATCTGCTCCGGGTTCGGTCACACAGGTAAGACAGATAACCTTTGAACTGATGCGTCTGGCAAAAGAGAAGAACATCGCGATCTTTATTATCGGGCATATTACTAAAGAGGGATCCATCGCAGGACCAAGAGTCTTGGAACATATGGTCGATACCGTCCTTTACTTTGAGGGGGATTCTTCTCAAGAGCTGCGAATACTAAGAGGCTTTAAAAACCGTTTTGGACCGACCAGTGAGATAGGCGTGTTCGAGATGAGAAATGACGGACTCGTCAGTGCAAAAGACATATCATCGAGATTTTTTAACCGTACTACTTCTCAACCCGGTTCTGCACTTACGGTCATCATGGAGGGTTCTCGTCCAATCATACTTGAAGTACAGGCTCTTGTCTCGGAATCCCATACTTCAAATCCAAAACGTCAGGCGACCGGATTTGATAACAACAGATTAAACATGCTTTTAGCACTTTTAGAGAGAAAACTTGAGATCCCGCTCAACAGCTATGATGTGTTTATTAACATCACCGGCGGCATCAAAATAACCGAAACAGCAGCCGATCTGGCTATACTTGCGGCGATTATAAGCAGCTTTAGAGACAGAGCGATATCTAAAGAGACCGTATTCATCGGAGAGGTCTCGTTAGTGGGTGACGTCAGAGAGGTCTTTCAACTTGATTCACGTCTCAAAGAGGCAAAGATGCAAAACATCTCCAAAGCGCTTATCGCAAAAAAAACGTTGGAAAAATCTACAATAAAAACTTACATCGTAGATGAAGTGACAAAACTGCTGGAATGGTTTTGATTGTTTAAATTTTTTTTGTATAATGTTTGAAATATCTAAGAAGGAAAATATATACTATGATAGGTGCAGAATATAAGAGTGAAGAGCGTTATTCAAAACTTTCAATAGTTTTCGATACAAAAGAGGAAGAAGATCAAGTTTGCTCAGTAGTCAACGAGATTGTGGACGAGAACTCTATAAAACCGGAAATCTACACCTGTGAACTTCCAAACAATAGAAAAGTATTAGTAATTGAATATCATGACGACTATGACCGTTCATCTGGATCTATTTTTGATAAGATGATGAAAACTTTAGGCATAACTCACTGTTAATAATCAAAGGACGATAAAAATGGATTTAAAAAAGTTTGCCGAGGGTAATGAACTTTTTCAAAAAGCTTATTTTAAACAGAATGAAAAAGTACTTTTAGAGCTTGCAGAAAACGGTCAAAACCCGAAGACCCTATTTATAGGCTGTTCTGATTCAAGAGTCATCCCCGATCTCATAATCCAATCAAATCCGGGTGATCTTTTTGTGATCAGAAACGTAGGTAATTTTGTTCCTCCTTTTAAGCCCGATGAGGATTACCACTCAACGGCTTCAGGGATAGAATATGCAGTCAGCGTACTCAATGTAAGTGAGATCATAATATGCGGACATTCACACTGCGGTGCTATTAACCATCTATTTCAGACGATAGAAGACCCGTCACTCACACATACAAAGAAGTGGCTAGATCTCGGTGAAAAAGCGAAGTCCATGGCGATCTTAAGTCTAGGGAAAAATGCCAATAGTGAAGAGTTATTACGTGTTACGGAAAAACTTTCCGTGATAACACAGATAGAAAATCTGTTGACATATCCGGCCGTAAAAAAGAAGGTTGATGAAGAAAAATTACATATTCATGGCTGGTATTACGATATACAGACTGGAAAGATAGATTATTACGATCCGGATTCATATGAATTCGTGCCTTTAAACTCATTGGTTAAAAAAACTGATGTGGTATAATTTGTAAAATTCAAACTCACGACATTTAAGGATTAAAGATGGCAGAAGCTAAAAATACGGAAGAAACCGAAACAACCGAAGTTAAGAAGTCAAGTTCATTAATGTTGATCGTCATCATTGTTGTGTTGATAGTCGTTATCCTTGTAGGTGCTATTATCGGGATACTTATGATGGGCGGTGACGACGGTTCATCTCAACAAGTTCAGACAAATACACAACAGAACTCTTCAAATACGCAGATGACAAAAAAATCACGTGTTGAACTTGATAACTCAAGAACACTTAACAAGATCGGTATCTTATATCCGTTAGATACTTTTACGGTAAATCTTCTAAGTGAAAACGGAAGCCGCTACCTAAAAGCTCAAATATCACTAGAACTAAGCGGTCAAGAACTTGCTGCAGAGCTTGATTCTAAGAAAGCTGTCATCAGAGATAGAATACTAAGACTTTTATCTTCAAAATCACTAGAAGAGGTCTCTACACTAAAAGGGAAAGACAAACTTAGTGAGCAGATCATGGATGTTTTAAATCCAATGCTTACAGACGGAAGTATTAACGGGATCTACTTTACGGAATTCGTTATCCAATAATGATAGGGATCGATCTTATTAAGACCAAAAGAATGGAACATATGATGGAGAGGTTCGGTGAGAACGCTCTTAAAAAGTTCCTCTCAGAGGATGAGATCGCTCTCGTTAAAAACTACAAGACAGCAGCCGGCTTCTGGGCTGCTAAAGAAGCTTGTTCCAAAGCTCTTGGAACAGGTATCGGGGCAGAGTGCAGCTTTTTTGATATTACTATCTCAAAAACAGTAAAAGGCGCTCCTCTTATCACGCTTAGTGAAAAAGTACAAAAGAACTTCAATATTAAAGACACATCACTCTCTATCACACATGACGGCGATTATGCCATCGCTGTTGTCGCAATAGAAAACTTCTAACCTCTTTTTCAGCCGCCGCCTACAAAATCAAGCAGCTCTACCTTATCACCGTCGCTTAATCTGCATGTAGCCCAGTTCTCCTGTTTAACTACTTCCATATTAAGAGCTGCCGCCATAACTTTATCAGTAAGATTCAGTTCATCGATAAGATCATTCATAGATATACCGTCTTTAAACTCTTTTTCGTTTCCGTTTACAATTATCTTCATTTTTTCTCTTTTAATCTTTTTTAGTAGAAGGAATATTACTATTTTTTTATTAATTTATTACGATATAATTTCAATAATATACGACTTAAGGAATTATATGTCATCTCCTGCAATAAAACGCCATAATCACCGCGTTCTACCATGCGACAAAAACCGTAAAATCGAGCTTATTAATTTCCTTATTGAAAAAAATAGCGACCTTGATATAGCTATAATATCAAAAGAAGCTATAAATAATTTTAAAGATATCTCATTAAACGATAGAGTAAAACTGATCGAGGACAGCCAACTGGACTCAGACTATGATCTCATCATAAACTTTGATCTTCCCGATGTAGAGCAGTACATAAAACGTCTTTCACATGCTAAGACTTACGCTTTTATCCTGCTAGATCCCGAAGAACAAAAACTTCTATATCCGATTGAAATGGCTCTTGGACGCTCATTAGTACAAGAGGTCATCAAAAAATTTGAAACGACTCAAAGTCTCGAGCAAAAAAAAGCTCAAGCAAAAAAAGAGAAAAAAGCTAAACGCTTTGAGAAAGAGCTGCAAAAAGAGAAAGAGAAAAAAGAGAGAAAAGCTCAAAAAGAGCTTCCTCCTAAACGTAATGTCAGAAAAATAGTCAAAAAAGACTAATGACTTTTTTCCTTTACCTCGTTTAGAGGCGAACTGCTAAGATAAGGCACTTTCCCCGAGGGAGTGAACTTTGATGCTTCATCAAGATGTCCGTCTTGGTCATCAAAAAAGATATGTGCCTTAAAAGCCTTCAAAATCTTCGACTTCTCGATACCGCCCAAAAAAAACATCTCATCTACATAGATGCCCCACTGTCTTAACGTCTTTATGACTCTAAGTTCAGCAGGTGCATTACGCGCAGTGACAATGGCAATCCTGACAGGAGAAAACTCCGTGTTAAAAGGAAGCCTCTCCTGCAGTCTTGCCAGTTTTTTCAAGAAACTCGCATAGGGACCTTCTGTCATCGGGACATCCTGATTTGTATCCTCATTTTGATGAAAACCGCTAAGACCTTCTGTTTTATAGACGATCTCACTGCTGTCGTCAAATAGGACAGCATCGGCATCAAATGCGATGCGTACCTGTCCTTCAGGTATCTTTTCTAAATCTTTTGGCGGGTTTTTAACGATGGCTGCCGCACATGTGACTCCGTCTATTACCTTCTGTGCATCTTCGATATTTGTCGTCAAAAAAAGATCTACATCATATGCATCCAGATAATCTACCACAGACTCCCCGCCTGTAAAAGCATGTCTTGAGATATTGAGCCCTTTACGTCTGATGTTGTTGAGTACCTGCAAACCTGTCTCAGGACTGTTTCTTGACATGACAACGACTTCGATAAGAGGCGACTCGCCCTTAGGCTGGTACCTGTTAAGCTCTAAAAGAGCTTTCACCAAAGGCATCCCCGTACCGTCGTTTAACGGCTCGTTCTCCCTCTCGAGCATATACTTTCTATACTCGTCCATCGCACTCTCTTTGTCTTCACCGTATTTTGACTTAAAGACTGCGTCCGCTTTGCTTAGATCAAACAAAGCCGTTGCCGAGATGCCTACTACTAAAGTATCTGAGAGGTCAAGTGCCATATCGTTCCTTTTAAGACTTTCTTATTCTAATCATCTTGAATCTCTCGCCTAAGAGATTTGGCATGATGAGCATCTTTACTTTTTGAAGTTCCTGCTCATATATCTTCTCATCTACGTTGATTCTAAGCATCTCTAAGAGCTCTAAGATACCCATCTCTACCAATGCCGTCATCTGAGCTTTTAAAGCCACAAACTCACACCCTGCTTCGACAAATGCATCTTTTACATGTTCAAACGTCACATCATAAGTGATGTCGGAATTTTTAAACAGTTCTTTTATATCTATATTCTCGTCAAAGAAAGGAAACACTTCATGGTCTTTGTAGATACGGATAGAAAAATCGGGACGGGCCTGCATCTCGCCGTAGTCAAAACTTATAAACTCGAACTTCGCGGCAGCACCGTACATCTCTTTGGCAAACTCTTCATAGCCTACGGCTATCTCGCCTTTTGTCTTATGATACTTCGCAGCTTTTTGAAGTATTGACTCATCAACCGTATCAAACTCGACTTTACCGTCCTCGACAGTAGCGATCTTACCGTCATATAAAAGTTCGCATCCAAACGCGTCAAATATCTCGTTGGCTATGAAAAATGCGTTCTTGCATCTAAGCTCACTGAGTGATTTGTAATGTGTAAGCGAGACCACTTCTCCAAAAGACTGTTTAAAGTACTCACGCTGCTGTTCCTGAAGCGCATCGAAACGCTCTACGATGACAAACTGCAAGCTCTCTAGAAGCTCAGGATAAAGCGTATAGATAAACTCTACCACATCGGCTAAAAAGTAACCGTGGTGTGCACCTATCTCGCAGATGACCGCATCTTTTTCCAAAAAGCCCTCTTCTATCAAAGAGATTATGTGTTTGGCGATTGTGCCGCCAAAAAACTTCGAAGTGCTTACCGAGGTGTAAAAGTCACCCTCTTTTCCTATCTGTTTGTAGTTTGTGTAATAGCCGTTCTTGCCGTACAGCCATTCATTCATATATTCGCTAAATCTCATCTTTAAACTTTTCATAGAGGCTGAGCAGTTCTAGCTGCTTGTCTATCTCGTAAATTTTTGTATCCAGCTTTTGGACTTCGACAGAGTTTTTCAGAGTATCTACATCATACTGTGTCTTATACCCTGCGTGAAAAAGCTGCTCTGTGTCTTCTAAAAGCTTTTCATACAACTCTCTGTTCTTCTTTGAGAGTTGTATCTTGTTCTCAAAACTTTTGATGTTCTGCA includes the following:
- the thiS gene encoding sulfur carrier protein ThiS; the protein is MKIIVNGNEKEFKDGISMNDLIDELNLTDKVMAAALNMEVVKQENWATCRLSDGDKVELLDFVGGG
- the acpS gene encoding holo-ACP synthase, whose product is MIGIDLIKTKRMEHMMERFGENALKKFLSEDEIALVKNYKTAAGFWAAKEACSKALGTGIGAECSFFDITISKTVKGAPLITLSEKVQKNFNIKDTSLSITHDGDYAIAVVAIENF
- the radA gene encoding DNA repair protein RadA; its protein translation is MAKKKVLYECQHCGLTTPKWMGKCTNCGAWDSFVELNEKEQEIVKTLSSMSDSKTKAISMPDITEIDIPRFSSLDYELDTVLGGGVVPGSLTLIGGSPGVGKSTLLLKIGSNIASTGKNVLYVTGEESESQVKLRANRLGSNEKNLFLLSEIRLEQVLVELHHRDYEFIIIDSIQTLYSEAITSAPGSVTQVRQITFELMRLAKEKNIAIFIIGHITKEGSIAGPRVLEHMVDTVLYFEGDSSQELRILRGFKNRFGPTSEIGVFEMRNDGLVSAKDISSRFFNRTTSQPGSALTVIMEGSRPIILEVQALVSESHTSNPKRQATGFDNNRLNMLLALLERKLEIPLNSYDVFINITGGIKITETAADLAILAAIISSFRDRAISKETVFIGEVSLVGDVREVFQLDSRLKEAKMQNISKALIAKKTLEKSTIKTYIVDEVTKLLEWF
- a CDS encoding carbonic anhydrase codes for the protein MDLKKFAEGNELFQKAYFKQNEKVLLELAENGQNPKTLFIGCSDSRVIPDLIIQSNPGDLFVIRNVGNFVPPFKPDEDYHSTASGIEYAVSVLNVSEIIICGHSHCGAINHLFQTIEDPSLTHTKKWLDLGEKAKSMAILSLGKNANSEELLRVTEKLSVITQIENLLTYPAVKKKVDEEKLHIHGWYYDIQTGKIDYYDPDSYEFVPLNSLVKKTDVV
- a CDS encoding 5'-nucleotidase, with amino-acid sequence MALDLSDTLVVGISATALFDLSKADAVFKSKYGEDKESAMDEYRKYMLERENEPLNDGTGMPLVKALLELNRYQPKGESPLIEVVVMSRNSPETGLQVLNNIRRKGLNISRHAFTGGESVVDYLDAYDVDLFLTTNIEDAQKVIDGVTCAAAIVKNPPKDLEKIPEGQVRIAFDADAVLFDDSSEIVYKTEGLSGFHQNEDTNQDVPMTEGPYASFLKKLARLQERLPFNTEFSPVRIAIVTARNAPAELRVIKTLRQWGIYVDEMFFLGGIEKSKILKAFKAHIFFDDQDGHLDEASKFTPSGKVPYLSSSPLNEVKEKSH
- a CDS encoding SAM-dependent methyltransferase yields the protein MRFSEYMNEWLYGKNGYYTNYKQIGKEGDFYTSVSTSKFFGGTIAKHIISLIEEGFLEKDAVICEIGAHHGYFLADVVEFIYTLYPELLESLQFVIVERFDALQEQQREYFKQSFGEVVSLTHYKSLSELRCKNAFFIANEIFDAFGCELLYDGKIATVEDGKVEFDTVDESILQKAAKYHKTKGEIAVGYEEFAKEMYGAAAKFEFISFDYGEMQARPDFSIRIYKDHEVFPFFDENIDIKELFKNSDITYDVTFEHVKDAFVEAGCEFVALKAQMTALVEMGILELLEMLRINVDEKIYEQELQKVKMLIMPNLLGERFKMIRIRKS
- the fliL gene encoding flagellar basal body-associated protein FliL is translated as MAEAKNTEETETTEVKKSSSLMLIVIIVVLIVVILVGAIIGILMMGGDDGSSQQVQTNTQQNSSNTQMTKKSRVELDNSRTLNKIGILYPLDTFTVNLLSENGSRYLKAQISLELSGQELAAELDSKKAVIRDRILRLLSSKSLEEVSTLKGKDKLSEQIMDVLNPMLTDGSINGIYFTEFVIQ